From a region of the Deltaproteobacteria bacterium HGW-Deltaproteobacteria-18 genome:
- the rpe gene encoding ribulose-phosphate 3-epimerase, whose protein sequence is MMREFILSPSLLSSDFGALRSELAALEEAGLKWVHWDVMDGAFVPNITFGPPVIKRLRKTSKLFFDVHLMIERPERYISEFADAGADLLCIHAESTLHLERTLSVIREAGMQAGLSLNPATPLGVVEYLLPQLDMVLIMSVNPGFGGQSFIPFSKDKIAALSGMIRSRGLQTLIQVDGGVTLDNAKELFDLGADVLVSGSAFFGFPPYAERHRAFQDAVHAK, encoded by the coding sequence ATGATGCGCGAATTCATCCTCTCACCGTCCCTTTTGTCCTCGGACTTCGGCGCGCTGCGCTCCGAACTGGCCGCCCTTGAAGAGGCCGGCCTCAAATGGGTGCACTGGGATGTCATGGACGGGGCCTTCGTTCCGAACATCACCTTCGGCCCTCCGGTCATCAAGCGCCTGCGCAAGACCTCAAAGCTCTTCTTCGACGTGCATCTCATGATCGAACGCCCCGAGCGCTACATCTCGGAATTCGCCGACGCGGGCGCCGACCTGCTGTGCATTCACGCCGAAAGCACCCTGCATCTGGAGCGCACGCTCAGCGTCATCCGCGAGGCGGGCATGCAGGCAGGGCTGTCGCTCAACCCGGCCACGCCGCTGGGTGTCGTCGAGTATCTGCTTCCCCAGCTGGACATGGTGCTCATCATGAGCGTGAACCCGGGTTTCGGCGGCCAGTCCTTCATCCCCTTCAGCAAGGACAAGATCGCGGCCCTGTCAGGCATGATCCGCTCACGCGGGCTACAGACCCTGATTCAGGTCGATGGGGGCGTAACCCTGGACAACGCCAAGGAACTCTTTGACCTTGGAGCCGATGTCCTGGTCTCCGGCTCGGCGTTCTTCGGCTTTCCCCCGTATGCCGAGCGGCACAGGGCATTTCAGGATGCCGTGCACGCGAAATAG
- the ahbD gene encoding heme b synthase, translating into MVTTLADGTPACKLIAWEVTRSCNLACKHCRAEAHLEPYEGELDTAEAKALIDTFPQVGNPIIIFTGGDPMMRADVYELIRYATDKGLRCVMSPNGTLITPETAQKMRESGVQRCSISIDGPDAQSHDEFRGVQGAFDASMRGIQYLKDAGIEFQVNTTVTRANLSSFKKIFDLCEHIGAVAWHIFLLVPTGRAAQLGAEVITGQEYEDVLNWFYDFRKTTSMHLKATCAPHYYRIMRQRAKAEGVPVTPENFGLDAMTRGCLGGTGFCFISHVGQVQPCGYLELDCGNIRTTPFPEIWRSSKQFRQFRTQEEYEGKCGICEYHKVCGGCRARAHSMNDNYMGEEPLCTYIPKIAERRKA; encoded by the coding sequence ATGGTCACGACCCTGGCCGACGGCACCCCGGCCTGCAAGCTCATCGCCTGGGAAGTGACCCGCTCCTGCAACCTGGCCTGCAAGCACTGCCGGGCCGAAGCGCACCTGGAACCCTACGAAGGCGAGCTGGACACGGCCGAGGCCAAGGCGCTCATCGACACCTTCCCGCAGGTCGGCAACCCGATCATCATCTTCACCGGCGGCGATCCCATGATGCGCGCCGACGTCTATGAACTGATCCGTTACGCCACAGACAAGGGCCTGCGCTGCGTCATGTCCCCCAACGGAACGCTGATCACCCCGGAAACCGCGCAAAAGATGCGCGAGTCCGGGGTGCAGCGCTGTTCCATCTCCATCGACGGCCCCGACGCGCAAAGCCACGACGAATTTCGCGGCGTGCAGGGCGCGTTCGACGCCTCCATGCGCGGCATCCAGTACCTGAAAGATGCCGGCATCGAATTCCAGGTCAACACCACAGTGACCCGCGCGAACCTGAGCAGTTTCAAGAAGATCTTCGACCTGTGCGAACACATCGGGGCCGTGGCTTGGCACATCTTCCTGCTGGTGCCCACGGGCCGCGCCGCCCAGCTTGGCGCCGAGGTCATCACGGGACAGGAATACGAGGACGTGCTCAACTGGTTCTACGATTTCCGCAAGACCACGAGCATGCATCTCAAGGCCACCTGCGCCCCGCACTACTACCGCATCATGCGTCAACGGGCCAAGGCCGAGGGAGTGCCGGTCACGCCTGAAAACTTCGGCCTCGACGCCATGACCCGCGGCTGTCTCGGCGGAACGGGCTTCTGCTTCATCTCCCATGTCGGCCAGGTCCAGCCCTGCGGCTATCTGGAACTTGATTGCGGCAACATCCGCACCACCCCGTTCCCGGAAATCTGGCGTTCGTCGAAGCAGTTCAGACAGTTCCGCACCCAGGAAGAGTACGAGGGCAAGTGCGGCATCTGCGAATACCACAAGGTCTGCGGCGGTTGCCGCGCCAGGGCCCATTCCATGAACGACAACTACATGGGTGAAGAGCCGCTGTGCACGTACATCCCCAAAATCGCCGAACGGCGCAAAGCCTGA
- a CDS encoding HAD family hydrolase: protein MKTREKPVKKPLFIVLISIHGLVRGHDMELGRDADTGGQVKYVVELASALGERPDVEKAILLTRRVVDDAVSPDYAQVTERLSDKASIVRIECGEEKYLRKELLWDSLDNFSDNVITFLKSQERIPDLLHSHYADAGYVGARLSHQLGIPLVHTGHSLGRSKRLRLLASGISRGQIEDTYRMSRRIEAEETTLSAAERIITSTGQEIEEQYGLYDFYQPERMRVIPPGTDLSHFYPPRESEKSSPIAFELKRFLQRSSKPLVLALSRPDPKKNIVTLIDAYGESPHLQEAANLVIVAGNRDDIHDMDEGARGVLNDILLAVDRHDLYGKIAYPKHHRPEDVATLFRLAAASRGVFVNPALTEPFGLTLLEAAACGLPIVATEDGGPIDIIRNCRNGHLVDPLDKEAMAETILRTLVDKKEWRSFANNGLSGVRRHYSWQAHVEKYLDVVRPLVEKTEPLIRMAPIRRRSISRKQALFAELDLSLIGEDFSLAALLQTLHAHRKTVLFGIVTGRRLDHALATLRKHKIPQPDVLISGQGTEIHYAPNLTQDTIWERHINHLWDPRAVRETLREIPGLSLQPKKHQNAFKISYYIDTSMITGQQVRQLLQHNEQAVNVLVSFGQFLDVLPLRASKGLALRWCSEQLDFPLENTLVAGVTGADADMLRGNTLGTVVDNRHTSELSDLANIEGIHFSEASFAAGILDAMAHYGFPAKEEGTA from the coding sequence GTGAAGACACGCGAAAAGCCCGTCAAAAAACCGCTGTTCATCGTGCTGATCAGCATCCACGGCCTGGTGCGCGGACATGACATGGAGCTGGGCCGCGACGCGGACACAGGCGGACAGGTCAAGTATGTGGTCGAACTGGCCAGTGCCCTTGGCGAACGCCCGGATGTGGAAAAGGCCATTCTGCTGACCCGCAGGGTCGTCGACGACGCCGTCAGTCCCGACTACGCACAGGTGACCGAACGACTGTCCGACAAGGCCAGCATCGTGCGCATCGAGTGCGGAGAGGAAAAATACCTGCGCAAGGAACTCTTGTGGGATTCGCTGGACAATTTTTCCGACAACGTGATCACCTTTCTCAAGAGCCAGGAGCGCATTCCCGACCTTCTGCACAGTCATTACGCCGACGCGGGCTATGTCGGAGCCAGGCTCTCGCACCAGCTTGGCATACCGCTCGTTCATACCGGGCACTCCCTGGGCCGCAGCAAGCGGCTGCGGCTGTTGGCCAGCGGCATTTCACGGGGCCAGATCGAGGACACGTACAGGATGTCGCGCCGCATCGAGGCAGAGGAGACCACTCTGAGCGCGGCCGAGCGCATCATCACCAGCACCGGGCAGGAGATCGAGGAGCAATACGGCCTCTACGATTTCTACCAGCCCGAACGGATGCGCGTGATCCCCCCAGGCACGGATCTCAGCCATTTCTACCCGCCCCGCGAAAGCGAAAAGAGCAGCCCCATCGCCTTTGAACTGAAGCGATTCCTGCAACGCTCCTCCAAACCGTTGGTGCTTGCGCTCTCGCGGCCGGATCCGAAAAAAAACATCGTGACCCTCATTGATGCCTATGGAGAATCCCCACACCTGCAGGAGGCCGCCAACCTGGTCATCGTTGCCGGCAACCGCGACGACATCCATGACATGGATGAAGGAGCACGGGGCGTCCTGAATGACATCCTGCTCGCCGTCGACCGCCACGACCTTTACGGCAAGATCGCCTACCCAAAGCATCACAGACCCGAGGACGTCGCCACCCTTTTCCGCCTGGCCGCCGCATCACGAGGAGTTTTCGTGAATCCGGCGCTGACCGAGCCCTTCGGCCTGACCCTGCTCGAAGCCGCGGCCTGCGGATTGCCCATCGTGGCCACGGAGGACGGAGGCCCCATCGATATCATCAGGAACTGCCGCAACGGTCATCTCGTCGATCCCCTCGACAAGGAGGCCATGGCGGAAACAATCCTGCGGACCCTGGTCGACAAAAAGGAATGGCGCAGCTTTGCCAATAATGGACTGTCCGGCGTACGTCGCCACTATTCATGGCAGGCGCACGTGGAAAAATATCTGGATGTTGTCCGCCCCCTGGTGGAAAAAACCGAGCCGCTGATCCGCATGGCGCCCATCAGACGAAGAAGCATCTCCCGCAAACAGGCGCTCTTCGCGGAGCTGGACCTGAGCCTCATCGGCGAAGACTTTTCGCTTGCGGCGCTCTTGCAGACCCTGCACGCCCACCGCAAGACCGTCCTCTTCGGCATCGTCACCGGGCGACGTCTGGATCACGCCCTGGCCACGCTGCGCAAGCACAAGATCCCGCAGCCCGACGTGCTGATCTCCGGACAGGGTACGGAGATCCATTACGCCCCCAACCTCACCCAGGACACGATCTGGGAACGTCACATCAACCACTTGTGGGATCCCCGGGCCGTGCGCGAAACCCTGCGGGAAATCCCGGGGCTGTCCTTGCAGCCCAAGAAACACCAGAACGCGTTCAAGATCAGCTATTATATCGATACATCCATGATCACCGGACAGCAGGTCAGGCAACTGCTCCAACACAACGAGCAGGCCGTGAACGTGCTCGTTTCCTTCGGCCAATTCCTCGACGTTTTGCCACTTCGTGCCTCCAAGGGTCTGGCCCTGCGCTGGTGCTCCGAACAGCTGGACTTCCCTCTGGAAAACACTCTTGTCGCCGGTGTCACCGGGGCCGACGCCGACATGCTGCGCGGCAACACGCTGGGCACGGTGGTGGACAACCGACACACCTCAGAGCTGTCGGACCTGGCCAACATCGAGGGTATCCATTTTTCGGAGGCATCCTTCGCAGCGGGGATTCTTGACGCCATGGCCCATTATGGATTTCCCGCCAAGGAGGAAGGCACGGCATGA
- a CDS encoding carbon starvation protein A — protein sequence MFYFFFAVAALITGYFVYGKIVESSFGVDTCRATPACRLEDGVDYVKMNPKTIYMVQLLNIAGLGPIFGPILGALYGPAALVWIVLGSIFAGAVHDYFSGMMSVRYDGKSIPDAVGYNLGKFAKQFMNVFSIVLLLLVGVVFILGPAKLLANKIGFDVDKNTAVVIWTGIIFAYYFLATILPVDKIIGRLYPLFTACLLIMAFGLSTMLIVDGYTFFPNGVGLANVHPKGLPMWPLMFITIACGAISGFHATQSPMMARCIPDEKCGRPIFYGAMIGEGIIALVWATLGMTFYQTPEALQATLASGGPAAVVDQVATTLMGPIGGFLAIIGVIILPISSGDTAFRAARLIVADFSKIEQKSIPKRLMIAVPLFVIGFLITKTDFNVIWRYFGFSNQTLATIVLWASAMYLVRHGKLHWIASVPATFMTAVCATYLCVAPEFPFHLSQEIGYPIGIAVAAACFVWFMLTARNTPVEVDPVDSPGVIG from the coding sequence TTGTTTTACTTCTTTTTTGCCGTCGCGGCACTCATTACCGGCTATTTCGTTTACGGCAAGATCGTCGAATCCAGTTTCGGCGTCGACACCTGTCGGGCCACCCCGGCCTGCCGTCTGGAGGACGGCGTCGACTACGTCAAGATGAACCCCAAGACCATCTACATGGTGCAGCTGCTGAACATCGCGGGCCTCGGCCCCATCTTCGGCCCCATTCTCGGCGCCCTTTACGGCCCGGCGGCACTGGTCTGGATCGTTCTTGGCAGCATCTTCGCCGGCGCGGTGCACGACTACTTCTCGGGCATGATGTCCGTCCGCTATGACGGCAAGTCCATCCCCGACGCCGTGGGCTACAACCTCGGCAAGTTCGCCAAGCAGTTCATGAATGTCTTCTCCATCGTGCTCCTGCTGCTGGTCGGCGTGGTCTTCATTCTCGGACCCGCCAAGCTCCTGGCCAACAAGATTGGCTTCGACGTGGACAAAAACACGGCCGTGGTCATCTGGACCGGCATCATCTTCGCCTACTACTTCCTGGCCACCATCCTGCCCGTGGACAAGATCATCGGCCGCCTCTACCCGCTCTTCACGGCATGTCTGCTGATCATGGCCTTCGGCCTCTCGACCATGCTCATCGTCGACGGCTACACCTTCTTCCCCAACGGAGTCGGCCTGGCCAACGTGCATCCCAAAGGCCTGCCCATGTGGCCGCTGATGTTCATCACCATCGCCTGCGGCGCCATCTCCGGCTTCCACGCCACGCAGTCGCCCATGATGGCGCGCTGCATCCCGGATGAAAAATGCGGACGCCCGATCTTCTACGGCGCCATGATCGGCGAGGGCATCATCGCGCTGGTCTGGGCAACACTCGGCATGACCTTCTACCAGACCCCCGAAGCCCTGCAGGCCACCCTGGCCAGCGGCGGCCCTGCCGCAGTCGTCGACCAGGTCGCCACGACCCTGATGGGCCCCATAGGCGGCTTCCTGGCCATCATCGGCGTCATCATCCTGCCTATCTCCTCGGGCGACACCGCCTTTCGCGCCGCCCGCCTGATCGTCGCCGACTTCAGCAAGATCGAACAGAAGTCCATTCCCAAGCGGCTCATGATCGCCGTCCCGCTGTTCGTCATCGGTTTCCTGATCACCAAGACCGACTTCAACGTCATCTGGCGCTACTTCGGCTTCTCCAACCAGACCCTGGCCACCATCGTGCTGTGGGCTTCCGCCATGTACCTGGTCCGCCACGGCAAGCTGCACTGGATCGCTTCCGTGCCCGCGACCTTCATGACCGCGGTCTGCGCCACCTACCTCTGCGTGGCCCCCGAGTTCCCGTTCCACCTGAGCCAGGAAATCGGCTACCCCATCGGCATCGCCGTGGCCGCAGCCTGCTTCGTCTGGTTCATGCTCACGGCGCGCAACACTCCGGTGGAAGTGGACCCCGTCGATTCCCCCGGGGTCATCGGCTGA
- a CDS encoding DNA-binding response regulator, producing MTPPIRCLLVDDELPALDELSYLLSGFEDVRIVGTAMSASQAMEEIVRLRPEVVFQDIQMPGATGFHVLERAFRCPEPPLFVFATAYDQYAIRAFEENAVDYLLKPVSRERLANCLGRLRSQLRLKDTGLAAQPQLQELLKGMGLGQPLVRISVEHRGRVLLLEHADVVLIRTEGRRMFVHTRDTSYVHHGPGTLDRLEEKLAALSFFRANRGELVNLTQVRDFAPWFNGKYLLTMRDHATTEITVSKARVRDFRDQLGLA from the coding sequence ATGACACCTCCTATCCGATGCCTCCTGGTAGATGACGAACTGCCCGCCCTGGACGAGCTGTCCTATCTTTTGTCCGGTTTTGAGGATGTGCGGATCGTGGGCACGGCCATGTCCGCATCGCAGGCCATGGAAGAAATCGTGCGCCTGCGTCCCGAAGTGGTTTTCCAGGACATCCAGATGCCCGGCGCGACCGGCTTCCATGTTCTGGAGCGGGCGTTCAGATGCCCCGAGCCGCCGCTCTTCGTCTTTGCCACGGCCTACGACCAGTATGCCATCCGCGCCTTCGAGGAAAACGCGGTGGACTATCTGCTCAAGCCCGTCTCCCGCGAGCGCCTGGCCAATTGCCTGGGGCGGCTGCGCAGCCAGCTGCGCCTCAAGGACACGGGTCTCGCCGCGCAGCCGCAGCTGCAGGAACTGCTCAAAGGCATGGGCCTCGGCCAGCCGCTGGTGCGCATTTCCGTGGAGCACCGGGGGCGCGTGCTGCTGCTGGAACACGCCGATGTGGTCCTCATTCGCACCGAGGGGCGCCGCATGTTTGTCCACACGCGTGACACGAGCTATGTCCACCACGGTCCCGGCACCCTGGACCGCCTGGAGGAAAAACTCGCCGCCCTGTCCTTCTTTCGCGCCAACCGCGGGGAGCTGGTCAATCTGACGCAGGTCAGGGATTTTGCGCCCTGGTTCAACGGCAAGTATCTTTTGACCATGCGCGATCACGCGACCACCGAAATCACCGTCAGCAAGGCCAGGGTCCGCGATTTTCGCGACCAGCTCGGCCTTGCGTAG
- the crcB gene encoding fluoride efflux transporter CrcB: MSKIALIALAGAFGTLCRYWLSGLVYDVMGRDFPWGTWAVNITGCFLFGLVWILAEERGLLSAQARILILTGFMGAFTTFSTFIFESGGILNDGQWLKLALNLAGQNLVGFAALYLGTGLGRIV; this comes from the coding sequence ATGTCGAAAATTGCCTTGATCGCCCTGGCCGGGGCGTTTGGAACGCTGTGCCGCTACTGGCTCTCGGGCCTGGTCTACGATGTCATGGGGCGGGACTTTCCCTGGGGTACATGGGCGGTGAATATCACGGGCTGCTTTCTTTTCGGGCTGGTCTGGATCCTGGCCGAAGAACGGGGACTGTTGTCGGCACAGGCCCGCATTCTGATCCTCACCGGCTTCATGGGCGCGTTTACGACCTTTTCGACCTTCATCTTCGAGAGCGGCGGCATACTCAACGACGGGCAGTGGCTCAAGCTGGCCCTTAATCTGGCAGGCCAGAATCTGGTGGGTTTCGCGGCCCTCTACCTGGGCACGGGGCTGGGCAGGATCGTTTAG
- a CDS encoding haloacid dehalogenase, producing MSRFLLCTDLDRTLIPNGPNPPWPSAKALFGKLAAREEICLAYVTGRHRALIEDAISEFNLPTPDFAIADVGASIYQVGTDDWQPWNQWERHIAPDWRGMRAADLAGLLRGFAELQAQEHEKQAPFKLSYYVALDVDFRTLIARMQEHLQHEGIRANLIWSIDELAHIGLLDVLPESAGKLHAIRFMMERQHFSLQNTLFAGDSGNDLDVLLSDIPAVLVANADPEIKSRVAATGPEALYIATGEYLGMNGNYSAGILEGVAHFWPEAAAWLQETES from the coding sequence ATGAGTCGTTTCCTGCTCTGTACCGACCTCGACCGGACCCTGATCCCCAACGGCCCAAATCCCCCGTGGCCTTCGGCCAAGGCGCTTTTTGGAAAACTGGCGGCGCGCGAGGAAATTTGTCTGGCCTACGTGACCGGACGCCACCGCGCCCTGATCGAAGACGCCATCTCGGAATTCAATCTGCCGACTCCCGATTTTGCCATTGCCGACGTCGGCGCGAGCATCTACCAGGTCGGCACGGACGACTGGCAGCCCTGGAATCAGTGGGAGCGACACATCGCCCCGGATTGGCGCGGCATGCGCGCCGCCGATCTTGCCGGCCTGCTGCGCGGCTTCGCAGAATTGCAGGCGCAGGAACACGAAAAACAGGCCCCCTTCAAACTGAGCTATTATGTCGCCCTGGATGTGGACTTCCGCACGCTCATCGCCCGGATGCAGGAGCATCTGCAACACGAGGGTATCCGCGCCAACCTGATCTGGAGTATCGACGAACTGGCGCATATCGGGCTGCTCGATGTCCTGCCCGAAAGCGCCGGAAAACTGCACGCCATCCGCTTCATGATGGAACGGCAACACTTTTCCCTGCAGAACACGCTCTTTGCGGGCGATAGCGGCAACGACCTGGATGTGCTCCTGAGCGACATCCCGGCGGTACTGGTGGCCAATGCCGACCCCGAAATAAAATCGAGGGTGGCGGCAACAGGACCCGAAGCGCTGTACATCGCCACAGGCGAATACCTCGGCATGAACGGGAACTACAGCGCCGGAATTCTGGAAGGCGTGGCGCATTTCTGGCCCGAAGCCGCGGCGTGGCTGCAAGAAACTGAATCATAA
- a CDS encoding transcriptional regulator, translating into MNSDALILALAERLGLIVAGAFLLLTITPIHKMRLRQGPSWRSTLLQILFFGAAGILGTYGGNLVSQSVANLRAMAVITGGLFGGPVVGIASGLIAGGHRILIDIGGFSAVPCGMATMIEGAAAGLLTLYLKERSVDWRWAAGLAFGGETLHMGMVLALSHSFAEAVELVRIIAAPMIILNTLGAATFVQVINVVFRYRARQDSVQAQEILDIANSTVSHLRSGLTPESALATARIIHSRVTVGAVAITDETNVLAHIGVGDDHHLAGRPIVTEATRTVIETGQPMFLSAKEGIGCGHPNCPFASAIIVPLTKGGNVAGTLKFYGTANKSLDLLLFELGKGLGNLFSTQLELENIQITERMLAHAEIRRLQAQINPHFLFNSLNTITSFCRTSPEKARSLLQDLSSYLRKSLEASRGFVPLSEELDQIRCYLAIEQARFGERIRVDFDVQEGCESWPIPPLIIQPLVENSVRHGILAHENGGEIRVQVRKEGPCLHVEVKDDGVGMNQTQVDRLFAKTRLDSRSGGIGVRNCFQRLEQIFGPSYLPQVISAPGQGTCIDFMLPMPARV; encoded by the coding sequence ATGAATTCCGACGCCCTCATCCTGGCCCTGGCCGAACGTCTCGGGCTCATCGTGGCCGGAGCCTTCCTGCTCCTGACCATCACCCCCATCCACAAGATGCGCCTGCGCCAAGGCCCATCGTGGCGCTCGACGCTGCTGCAGATCCTCTTCTTCGGCGCGGCCGGAATCCTGGGCACCTACGGGGGCAACCTTGTCTCACAATCCGTGGCCAACCTTCGGGCCATGGCCGTGATCACGGGAGGTCTCTTCGGCGGCCCCGTGGTCGGCATCGCTTCGGGTCTGATCGCCGGAGGGCATCGCATCCTTATCGACATCGGCGGCTTCAGCGCCGTGCCCTGCGGCATGGCAACCATGATCGAAGGCGCGGCCGCCGGACTGCTGACCCTGTACCTCAAGGAGCGCAGCGTGGACTGGCGCTGGGCGGCCGGACTGGCCTTTGGCGGAGAGACGCTGCACATGGGCATGGTTCTGGCCCTGTCCCACTCATTTGCCGAAGCCGTGGAACTGGTGCGCATCATCGCCGCGCCCATGATCATCCTGAACACCCTGGGCGCGGCCACCTTCGTGCAGGTCATCAACGTGGTCTTCCGTTACCGGGCCAGGCAGGATTCGGTCCAGGCACAGGAAATCCTGGACATCGCCAACTCCACGGTCAGCCACCTGCGCTCCGGCCTGACCCCCGAGAGCGCCCTGGCCACGGCACGCATCATCCACAGCAGGGTCACGGTCGGTGCCGTGGCCATCACCGACGAAACCAACGTCCTGGCCCACATCGGCGTCGGCGATGACCACCACCTGGCCGGACGCCCCATCGTCACCGAGGCCACCCGGACCGTGATCGAGACCGGGCAGCCCATGTTTCTGAGCGCAAAGGAGGGCATCGGCTGCGGACACCCGAACTGCCCGTTTGCCTCGGCCATCATCGTCCCCCTGACCAAGGGCGGAAACGTGGCCGGCACGCTCAAGTTCTACGGCACTGCCAACAAATCCCTCGACCTGCTGCTCTTCGAACTCGGCAAGGGGCTTGGCAACCTCTTTTCCACACAGCTCGAACTTGAAAACATCCAGATCACCGAGCGCATGCTCGCCCATGCCGAGATCCGGCGCCTGCAGGCCCAGATCAACCCGCACTTCCTGTTCAACTCCCTGAACACCATCACCTCCTTTTGCCGCACCAGTCCCGAAAAGGCCCGCAGCCTGCTGCAGGACCTCTCCAGCTATCTGCGCAAAAGCCTGGAGGCGAGCCGGGGGTTCGTGCCCCTGTCCGAAGAGCTGGATCAGATCCGCTGTTATCTGGCCATCGAACAGGCCCGCTTCGGTGAACGCATCCGGGTCGACTTCGACGTGCAGGAAGGATGCGAATCCTGGCCCATTCCGCCGCTGATCATCCAGCCCCTGGTCGAAAACAGCGTGCGCCACGGCATTCTGGCCCATGAAAACGGCGGCGAGATCCGCGTGCAGGTGCGCAAGGAAGGCCCATGCCTGCATGTTGAGGTCAAGGATGACGGGGTCGGCATGAACCAGACCCAGGTGGACCGGCTCTTCGCCAAAACCAGACTTGATTCCCGTTCCGGCGGGATCGGCGTGCGCAACTGCTTCCAGCGACTGGAGCAGATCTTTGGCCCGTCCTATCTCCCGCAGGTCATCAGCGCGCCCGGCCAGGGCACCTGCATCGACTTCATGCTGCCCATGCCGGCCCGGGTCTAG
- a CDS encoding Lrp/AsnC family transcriptional regulator — MDDFDKKILDMIQTGFPLEARPYEEIGRQVGLTEAETLARVRALTEKGVIRRIGANFQSKKLGWHSTLCSAAVPEDKLDEFIAEVNTLPGVTHNYLRAHRQNIWFTFIGPSWEDVQETLAGITRKTGISILNLPATKMYKIQVDFKMGDREE; from the coding sequence ATGGACGATTTTGACAAGAAGATCCTGGACATGATCCAGACCGGCTTCCCGCTCGAAGCCAGGCCTTATGAAGAAATCGGGCGCCAGGTCGGCCTGACCGAAGCCGAGACCCTGGCACGCGTGCGGGCGCTGACGGAAAAAGGCGTGATCCGCCGCATCGGGGCCAATTTCCAGTCCAAAAAGCTGGGCTGGCATTCGACCCTGTGCTCTGCGGCCGTGCCGGAAGACAAACTGGACGAATTCATCGCCGAGGTGAACACGCTCCCCGGCGTGACGCACAACTACCTGCGGGCCCATCGCCAGAACATCTGGTTCACATTCATCGGCCCCTCCTGGGAAGACGTGCAGGAGACCCTGGCCGGAATCACCCGCAAGACAGGCATTTCCATCCTGAACCTGCCCGCGACCAAGATGTACAAGATCCAGGTCGACTTCAAGATGGGCGACCGGGAGGAATGA
- a CDS encoding carbohydrate kinase, producing the protein MKHKTGSQQSFTRQGPARDGQNPPIVLFGEILADVFPDRAVLGGAPFNAARHLAAFGQKPVMISRLGDDDLGARVLAGMEERGMDVSGVQIDRDLPTGQVQVHIGNAGHHFEILPRQAYDFIDPAGAVAATKAASPGLVYFGTLSQRHQVSRQALSEILQIAAAPRFLDVNLREPWYDEDTARFSLQNASIVKLNDEELRILADMFKAGSGLAQARGAELKRMFDIDRLIVTCGKDGAWQLDRNDDLCIVPPGKESSRIVDTVGAGDAFSAACILGTLLCWPESTALKRADDFAASICEIRGAVPEELEFYQPFFKEWNL; encoded by the coding sequence ATGAAACACAAGACAGGTTCGCAGCAATCCTTCACGCGTCAAGGCCCCGCCCGCGATGGCCAGAATCCACCCATCGTTCTCTTTGGGGAAATTCTGGCTGATGTCTTTCCTGATCGCGCGGTTCTGGGCGGCGCACCCTTCAATGCCGCCCGGCATCTGGCGGCCTTCGGACAAAAACCGGTCATGATATCCCGGCTGGGAGACGACGACCTTGGCGCCAGGGTTCTTGCCGGCATGGAGGAACGGGGCATGGATGTCTCGGGAGTCCAGATCGACAGAGACCTGCCCACGGGCCAGGTGCAGGTTCATATCGGGAACGCGGGGCACCATTTCGAGATCCTGCCCCGGCAGGCCTACGACTTCATCGACCCTGCCGGAGCCGTTGCTGCGACTAAAGCCGCCTCTCCCGGGCTTGTCTATTTCGGAACCCTGAGCCAGCGCCATCAAGTTTCCCGGCAGGCGTTGTCGGAAATACTGCAAATCGCCGCTGCTCCCCGATTTCTGGACGTCAATCTGCGCGAGCCCTGGTATGACGAGGACACCGCGCGGTTTTCGCTGCAAAATGCAAGCATCGTCAAACTCAACGATGAGGAATTGCGTATCCTCGCCGACATGTTCAAGGCGGGCTCAGGACTGGCGCAGGCCCGAGGAGCCGAACTGAAGCGCATGTTCGACATCGATCGCCTGATCGTGACCTGCGGAAAAGACGGTGCCTGGCAGCTGGACAGGAACGATGACCTCTGTATCGTTCCCCCCGGCAAGGAATCCTCGCGCATCGTGGACACGGTAGGCGCTGGCGACGCTTTTTCCGCCGCATGCATTCTGGGCACGCTCTTGTGCTGGCCGGAAAGCACCGCGCTCAAGCGCGCAGACGACTTTGCCGCTTCCATCTGCGAAATCCGGGGGGCGGTCCCCGAGGAACTGGAATTCTACCAGCCTTTTTTCAAGGAGTGGAACCTGTGA